A DNA window from Pseudomonas sp. B21-056 contains the following coding sequences:
- a CDS encoding autotransporter domain-containing protein — MPIQHLYPPQYLAPAIALVLGCANVSMAQSVVDDALPSPPETTAQVQARLKAFASAPQTKHEKITKTFNGPLVKGSADDRVTVSGRGKLIGLVDGGGGLNVLQLDTAAGGKLDEIRNFQDLHAKRGEWSNTLGFDGRSLIESKARLINTGHLGGEVHVLGGFDNQGTVERSVFVAPKGQMMNSGTVGTVVVAETGRFSGSGTVGNLDVAGRLEVGPEMDAPSIAKDFKLSQSAELVYGVNAQGGSATITVGGTATLNNAALKINAAPGEYVGTSEHTVINASRVEGEFGQVTSELAFMTATPHYLGTQVKLTYARNDIPLEAVATSDNGREFAASIEEPQPVHSVTPAVVQAPTVARAPATEPNIVVPPAKPVEADGTVRVAQAPAAPLPATKPAAKPNAAINALLGTSTFTAAEAIDQLTGYDTANLANATLSSIAPISTGMLAAMGRNPQSAPLDGQVWVQAIGNSGSIGRQSSSDALKHSTKGLMLGTDWALSPEWRLGIIGSKTQTRLDGYQFDGGLDSWYLGAYALRQDGPTALRLGAVYGDHDGSTKRHVAFNGFSDRLKGRYDAHTQQVFGQIGYNFDLAHFDVEPYAHLGYQRYQRDRYQEKGGDAALKVHGQTQDAYNSNLGLRLARPFALDRGMQLTPRLNVGWKHIYGDVTGHSRQGLVTGGNTYRVEGTELDRDSLLVEAGLDLAVSSRHTLGVGYSGETGNDNRSQALMGHWRVMF, encoded by the coding sequence ATGCCAATTCAACACTTATACCCACCCCAATACCTCGCCCCGGCGATTGCCTTGGTACTCGGGTGTGCCAATGTTTCAATGGCTCAGTCAGTTGTCGATGACGCCCTTCCCTCGCCCCCGGAAACAACCGCCCAAGTGCAAGCCCGCCTCAAGGCGTTCGCCAGTGCACCGCAGACAAAGCACGAGAAGATCACCAAAACCTTTAACGGCCCCCTGGTAAAGGGCAGCGCCGATGATCGGGTGACCGTCAGCGGACGCGGCAAGCTCATCGGGCTCGTCGACGGCGGGGGCGGACTCAATGTCCTGCAACTGGACACCGCGGCAGGCGGCAAGCTGGATGAAATTCGTAACTTCCAGGATCTGCATGCCAAGCGAGGAGAATGGTCGAATACCCTGGGCTTCGACGGTCGAAGCCTGATTGAGTCGAAAGCCAGGTTGATCAACACCGGTCATCTCGGTGGGGAGGTGCACGTTCTCGGTGGATTTGATAACCAGGGCACTGTTGAAAGAAGCGTATTTGTGGCGCCGAAAGGCCAGATGATGAACTCGGGTACCGTCGGGACTGTTGTTGTGGCAGAAACAGGCAGGTTCAGCGGTAGTGGAACGGTGGGGAACCTCGACGTTGCGGGCCGGCTGGAAGTCGGGCCGGAAATGGACGCCCCTTCCATTGCAAAGGACTTCAAACTGTCGCAAAGCGCAGAGCTTGTCTACGGCGTCAATGCCCAGGGCGGCAGCGCTACGATCACAGTCGGCGGAACCGCGACCCTGAACAACGCGGCGCTGAAAATCAACGCCGCACCGGGCGAATATGTCGGCACAAGCGAACATACGGTTATCAATGCGTCCAGGGTCGAAGGTGAGTTCGGGCAGGTCACCAGCGAACTCGCATTCATGACGGCGACGCCCCACTACCTGGGAACGCAGGTCAAACTGACCTATGCGCGCAACGATATTCCGCTTGAGGCAGTGGCAACGTCCGATAACGGACGCGAATTCGCAGCCAGTATCGAAGAGCCGCAACCGGTTCATTCGGTGACACCAGCCGTTGTGCAAGCGCCTACCGTTGCACGGGCACCTGCCACCGAGCCGAACATCGTCGTACCGCCAGCCAAGCCGGTCGAGGCGGATGGAACCGTCCGCGTTGCGCAAGCCCCCGCAGCTCCGTTGCCTGCCACCAAACCCGCTGCAAAGCCCAATGCCGCCATCAACGCCCTGCTCGGCACCAGCACATTCACGGCCGCCGAAGCTATCGACCAGCTCACGGGCTATGACACCGCAAACCTCGCCAACGCGACCTTGAGCAGCATCGCTCCGATCAGCACCGGGATGCTCGCGGCCATGGGCCGGAACCCGCAAAGCGCGCCTCTCGACGGCCAGGTCTGGGTCCAGGCCATCGGCAACAGCGGCAGTATCGGCAGGCAATCGAGCAGTGACGCCCTCAAGCATTCGACAAAGGGCCTGATGCTGGGAACCGATTGGGCGCTCAGCCCTGAATGGCGCCTGGGCATCATCGGCAGCAAGACGCAGACGCGGCTGGACGGCTATCAGTTCGACGGCGGGCTCGATAGCTGGTACCTGGGCGCATATGCGTTACGTCAGGACGGACCAACGGCGCTGCGCCTGGGTGCCGTCTATGGCGACCATGACGGCAGCACCAAGCGTCACGTGGCCTTCAACGGTTTCAGTGATCGCCTCAAGGGGCGTTACGATGCCCATACGCAGCAGGTCTTTGGGCAGATTGGCTACAACTTCGACCTCGCTCATTTTGACGTCGAACCCTATGCCCATCTGGGTTACCAACGTTATCAACGTGACCGCTATCAGGAAAAAGGCGGGGACGCGGCGTTGAAGGTCCATGGTCAGACCCAGGACGCTTACAACAGCAACCTGGGCCTGCGCCTCGCCCGGCCCTTTGCCCTGGATCGCGGCATGCAATTGACTCCCCGCCTGAACGTCGGCTGGAAACATATCTACGGCGACGTCACCGGCCATTCTCGCCAGGGCCTGGTGACCGGCGGCAACACCTATCGGGTGGAGGGCACCGAGCTGGACCGCGACAGCCTGCTCGTCGAAGCGGGGCTGGACCTGGCGGTTTCTTCACGGCATACGCTGGGGGTGGGTTACAGCGGTGAGACGGGTAACGACAATCGTAGCCAGGCCTTGATGGGCCACTGGCGGGTGATGTTCTGA
- the oadA gene encoding sodium-extruding oxaloacetate decarboxylase subunit alpha, with protein sequence MSKKIHVTDTILRDAHQSLLATRMRTEDMLPICDKLDKVGYWSLEVWGGATFDACVRFLKEDPWERLRQLRAALPNTRLQMLLRGQNLLGYRHYSDDVVKAFVAKAAVNGIDVFRIFDAMNDVRNLRVAIEAVKAAGKHAQGTIAYTTSPVHTIDAFVAQAKQMEAMGCDSVAIKDMAGLLTPYATGELVKALKAEQSLPVFIHSHDTAGLAAMCQLKAVENGADHIDTAISSFAWGTSHPGTESMVAALKGSEFDTGLDLELLQEIGLYFYAVRKKYHQFESQFTAVDTRVQVNQVPGGMISNLANQLKEQGALNRMNEVLAEIPRVREDLGFPPLVTPTSQIVGTQAFFNVLAGERYKTITNEVKLYLQGGYGKAPGEVNEKLRRQAIGSEDVIDVRPADLLKPEMTKLRGEIGALAKSEEDVLTYAMFPDIGRKFLEEREAGTLTPEVLLPIPEAGAVSSAGGEGVPTEFVIDVHGETYRVDITGVGVKAEGKRHFYLSIDGMPEEVVFEPLNEFVSGGSSKRKQATAPGHVSTTMPGNIVDVLVKEGDVVKAGQAVLITEAMKMETEVQAAIAGKVTAIHVAKGDRVNPGEILIEIEG encoded by the coding sequence ATGTCCAAGAAGATCCACGTTACCGACACAATCCTGCGCGACGCCCACCAATCGCTGCTCGCCACCCGCATGCGCACCGAAGACATGCTGCCCATCTGCGACAAGCTCGACAAAGTCGGCTATTGGTCGCTGGAAGTCTGGGGCGGCGCGACGTTCGACGCCTGCGTGCGCTTCCTGAAAGAAGACCCATGGGAGCGCCTGCGCCAACTGCGTGCTGCGTTGCCCAATACTCGCCTGCAAATGTTGCTGCGCGGCCAGAACCTGTTGGGCTATCGCCATTACAGCGATGACGTGGTCAAGGCGTTCGTGGCCAAGGCCGCGGTCAACGGTATCGATGTGTTCCGTATTTTCGATGCTATGAACGATGTGCGTAACCTGCGCGTCGCCATCGAGGCGGTGAAGGCTGCCGGCAAGCATGCCCAGGGCACCATCGCCTACACCACCAGTCCGGTGCACACCATTGACGCCTTCGTGGCCCAGGCCAAACAGATGGAAGCCATGGGTTGCGACTCGGTGGCGATCAAGGACATGGCCGGTTTGCTGACCCCGTACGCCACTGGCGAGCTGGTGAAAGCCTTGAAGGCCGAGCAATCGTTGCCGGTGTTCATCCACTCCCATGACACCGCCGGCCTGGCCGCGATGTGCCAGCTCAAGGCGGTCGAGAACGGAGCCGACCACATCGACACCGCCATTTCCAGCTTCGCCTGGGGCACCAGCCACCCGGGCACCGAGTCGATGGTCGCGGCCCTCAAGGGCAGCGAGTTCGACACCGGCCTGGATCTGGAACTGCTCCAGGAAATCGGCTTGTACTTCTACGCGGTGCGCAAGAAGTATCACCAGTTCGAAAGCCAGTTCACTGCTGTGGATACCCGGGTCCAGGTCAACCAGGTCCCAGGTGGGATGATTTCCAACCTGGCCAACCAGTTGAAAGAGCAGGGCGCGCTGAACCGCATGAACGAAGTGCTGGCGGAGATCCCACGGGTGCGCGAGGACCTCGGCTTCCCGCCGCTGGTGACCCCGACTTCGCAGATCGTCGGCACCCAGGCCTTCTTCAACGTGCTGGCCGGCGAGCGCTACAAGACCATCACCAACGAAGTGAAGCTCTACCTGCAAGGCGGTTACGGCAAGGCGCCAGGCGAGGTGAACGAGAAGCTGCGTCGCCAGGCCATCGGCAGCGAAGACGTGATCGACGTGCGTCCGGCCGATTTGCTCAAGCCGGAAATGACCAAGCTGCGCGGTGAAATCGGTGCACTGGCCAAATCCGAAGAAGACGTGCTGACCTATGCCATGTTCCCGGATATCGGGCGCAAGTTCCTGGAAGAGCGCGAAGCCGGCACCCTGACCCCGGAAGTGCTGCTGCCGATCCCTGAGGCAGGCGCCGTGAGTTCGGCGGGTGGCGAAGGTGTGCCGACCGAGTTCGTCATCGACGTTCACGGCGAAACCTACCGCGTCGACATCACCGGCGTGGGCGTCAAGGCCGAAGGCAAGCGTCACTTCTACCTGTCCATCGATGGCATGCCGGAAGAAGTGGTGTTCGAACCGCTCAATGAATTCGTCAGCGGCGGCAGCAGCAAGCGCAAGCAAGCCACTGCACCGGGCCACGTCAGCACCACCATGCCGGGCAACATCGTCGATGTACTGGTCAAGGAAGGCGACGTGGTGAAGGCCGGCCAGGCTGTGCTGATCACCGAAGCCATGAAGATGGAGACCGAAGTACAAGCGGCTATCGCCGGCAAGGTCACCGCCATTCATGTGGCCAAGGGCGACCGGGTCAATCCGGGCGAGATCCTGATCGAGATCGAAGGCTGA
- a CDS encoding acetyl-CoA carboxylase biotin carboxylase subunit, producing the protein MITKILIANRGEIAVRIVRACAEMGIRSVAVYSDADRHALHVKRADEAHSIGADPLAGYLNPRKLVNLAVETGCDALHPGYGFLSENAELADICAERGIKFIGPSAEVIRRMGDKTEARRSMIKAGVPVTPGTEGNVSGIEEALTEGDRIGYPVMLKATSGGGGRGIRRCNSREELEQAFPRVISEATKAFGSAEVFLEKCIVNPKHIEAQILGDSFGNVVHLFERDCSIQRRNQKLIEIAPSPQLTPEQRAYIGDLSVRAAKAVGYENAGTVEFLLAEGEVYFMEMNTRVQVEHTITEEITGIDIVREQIRIASGLPLSVKQEDILHRGFALQFRINAEDPKNNFLPSFGKITRYYAPGGPGVRTDTAIYTGYTIPPFYDSMCLKLVVWALTWEEAMDRGLRALDDMRLQGVKTTAAYYQEILRNPEFRSGQFNTSFVESHPELTNYSIKRKPEELALAIAAAIAAHAGL; encoded by the coding sequence TTGATAACAAAGATCCTGATCGCCAACCGTGGTGAGATTGCCGTCCGCATCGTGCGCGCCTGCGCCGAGATGGGCATTCGCTCGGTCGCGGTCTATTCCGACGCTGATCGACATGCCCTGCATGTCAAACGCGCGGACGAGGCCCACAGCATCGGCGCTGACCCGCTGGCCGGCTACCTCAACCCGCGCAAACTGGTGAACCTGGCGGTGGAAACCGGCTGTGATGCCTTGCATCCCGGCTACGGCTTTCTTTCGGAAAACGCTGAATTGGCGGACATCTGCGCCGAACGCGGGATCAAGTTCATTGGTCCTTCGGCGGAAGTCATTCGCCGCATGGGCGACAAGACTGAAGCGCGCCGCAGCATGATCAAGGCCGGTGTGCCGGTCACGCCGGGTACCGAAGGCAACGTGTCGGGCATCGAAGAGGCCCTGACCGAGGGCGACCGGATCGGTTACCCGGTGATGCTCAAGGCCACGTCCGGTGGCGGCGGTCGCGGTATCCGTCGTTGCAACAGCCGTGAAGAACTTGAACAGGCTTTCCCGCGGGTCATCTCCGAAGCCACCAAGGCGTTCGGTTCGGCGGAAGTGTTCCTGGAAAAATGCATCGTCAACCCCAAGCACATCGAAGCGCAGATCCTGGGTGACAGTTTCGGCAACGTGGTGCACCTGTTCGAACGCGACTGTTCGATCCAGCGACGCAACCAGAAGCTGATCGAAATCGCCCCCAGCCCGCAACTGACGCCCGAGCAGCGCGCCTACATCGGCGACCTGTCGGTGCGCGCCGCCAAGGCCGTGGGCTACGAGAATGCCGGCACCGTGGAGTTCCTGCTCGCCGAGGGCGAGGTGTACTTCATGGAAATGAACACCCGGGTGCAGGTGGAACACACCATCACCGAGGAAATCACTGGTATCGACATCGTTCGTGAGCAGATCCGCATTGCATCCGGGCTGCCGCTGTCGGTCAAGCAGGAAGACATCCTGCACCGTGGCTTTGCCTTGCAGTTCCGGATCAACGCTGAAGACCCGAAGAACAACTTCCTGCCCAGCTTCGGCAAGATCACCCGCTACTACGCCCCTGGCGGCCCTGGCGTGCGCACCGATACGGCGATCTACACCGGCTACACCATTCCACCGTTCTACGATTCGATGTGCCTGAAACTGGTGGTCTGGGCGTTGACCTGGGAAGAAGCCATGGACCGTGGCCTGCGCGCCCTGGATGACATGCGCCTGCAGGGGGTCAAGACCACTGCCGCGTATTACCAGGAAATCCTGCGCAACCCGGAATTCCGGAGCGGCCAGTTCAATACCAGCTTTGTCGAAAGCCACCCTGAACTGACCAACTACTCGATCAAGCGCAAACCCGAAGAGCTGGCCCTGGCCATCGCTGCCGCCATTGCCGCCCACGCAGGCCTGTAA
- a CDS encoding LysR family transcriptional regulator: MRKSLMRMTLRQLQIFNEVCDLRSYSRAADEMSLTQPAVSLQIRSLEELIGQPLFEYVGKKLYMTEAAEALQRASRDIFGRLENLDMQLSDMQGSLQGQLKLAVESSAKYFVPHLFAAFKRQHPEVNLSLTVVNRGQVIRRLSDNRDDLVIMSMVPQDMGLEFLPFLNNPIVAVAPPDHPLCHMGSLRLQDLEPYTLLLREPGSGTRLACEEYFKEKRVHFTQTLEVASAEAQRECVVAGLGVALLTRHAVSRELSSGALIELPVEELPLYRSWCLVQARAKRLSPVAHAFLAFVRGERAQIIGLVERFDGKPPALPASN; the protein is encoded by the coding sequence ATGCGTAAGTCATTGATGCGTATGACATTGCGTCAACTGCAGATTTTCAACGAGGTGTGCGACCTGAGGTCCTACAGCCGCGCAGCCGATGAAATGTCTCTCACGCAGCCGGCCGTCAGCCTACAGATTCGATCCCTTGAGGAGCTGATTGGCCAACCGCTGTTTGAGTACGTTGGCAAAAAGCTCTACATGACCGAAGCCGCCGAAGCCCTGCAACGAGCCAGCCGGGACATCTTCGGACGCCTGGAAAACCTCGACATGCAGCTTTCGGACATGCAGGGCTCGCTGCAAGGCCAACTGAAGCTGGCAGTGGAATCCAGCGCCAAATATTTCGTTCCGCATCTGTTCGCGGCGTTCAAGCGTCAGCACCCGGAGGTCAACCTGAGCCTCACGGTGGTCAATCGCGGGCAGGTGATTCGTCGCCTCTCGGACAACCGGGACGACCTGGTGATCATGTCCATGGTGCCCCAGGACATGGGGCTGGAGTTCCTGCCGTTTCTCAACAATCCAATCGTGGCCGTAGCGCCACCGGATCATCCCTTGTGCCACATGGGCTCGCTGCGCCTGCAGGATCTGGAGCCGTATACCTTGCTGCTGCGCGAGCCGGGATCAGGCACGCGACTGGCCTGCGAGGAATATTTCAAGGAGAAACGGGTGCATTTCACCCAGACACTGGAGGTAGCGTCGGCGGAGGCCCAACGCGAGTGCGTGGTGGCGGGCCTGGGCGTGGCGTTGTTGACGCGCCACGCCGTGAGCCGGGAGCTGTCGTCCGGCGCCCTCATCGAGTTGCCGGTGGAGGAACTGCCGCTGTACCGCAGTTGGTGCCTGGTACAGGCCAGGGCGAAACGATTGTCACCGGTGGCCCACGCCTTCCTGGCGTTCGTGCGCGGCGAGCGCGCTCAGATCATTGGCCTGGTTGAGCGCTTCGACGGGAAGCCGCCGGCGCTGCCTGCCAGTAATTGA
- a CDS encoding PA3496 family putative envelope integrity protein, with product MTQSYEERSAVKTRRQQEDQRRMAFRRAIEDRYEQRQLLAEISEYPDITEFNYWQAAPAASRRSAQPGQ from the coding sequence ATGACCCAGTCCTACGAAGAACGCAGCGCCGTCAAAACCCGCCGTCAACAGGAAGACCAGCGCCGCATGGCGTTCCGTCGTGCGATCGAAGACCGTTATGAGCAGCGCCAGCTCCTGGCGGAAATCAGCGAGTATCCCGACATCACAGAATTCAATTACTGGCAGGCAGCGCCGGCGGCTTCCCGTCGAAGCGCTCAACCAGGCCAATGA
- the hexR gene encoding transcriptional regulator HexR: MNLLQHIAQSRHLLRKSELKVADHVLLDPAAVMHSSMADLAHSVGISEPTIVRFCRAIGCSGFQDLKLKLAQSLAAGASFGQFAIHEDDSVADYSLKIFDTTLHTLMEVREKLDPVALQKAVTAMSQAQRVEFYGFGASGAVAADAQHKFFRLLLTAAAYSDPHMQAMSAVTLKPTDVAICISQSGRSKDLLITANLVRESGASLITLCPSQTPLAELSTVNLAIDVHEDTEIYTPLTSRIAHLVVIDVLAMGVAMARGPSLVNHLKSVKRSLRSLRLSPKSVKALDD, encoded by the coding sequence TTGAACCTGTTGCAACACATCGCCCAGTCACGCCACCTGCTGCGCAAGTCGGAACTGAAAGTCGCCGATCACGTACTGCTTGATCCTGCGGCCGTGATGCACAGTTCCATGGCCGATCTTGCCCACAGCGTCGGCATCAGCGAGCCAACCATTGTGCGTTTCTGCCGCGCCATCGGTTGCTCCGGTTTCCAGGACCTGAAACTCAAGCTGGCGCAAAGCCTGGCGGCCGGTGCGAGCTTCGGCCAGTTTGCGATCCATGAAGACGATTCGGTCGCCGACTACAGCCTGAAGATCTTCGACACCACCCTGCATACCCTCATGGAGGTGCGCGAGAAGCTCGACCCGGTGGCGTTGCAGAAAGCGGTCACGGCCATGTCCCAGGCCCAGCGTGTCGAGTTCTACGGCTTTGGTGCGTCGGGCGCGGTGGCGGCGGATGCGCAGCACAAGTTCTTCCGGCTGCTGCTCACGGCGGCCGCCTATTCCGATCCGCACATGCAGGCCATGTCGGCGGTCACCCTGAAGCCCACCGATGTGGCGATCTGCATTTCCCAATCGGGGCGCTCCAAGGATCTGTTGATCACCGCCAACCTGGTTCGCGAAAGCGGCGCCTCGCTGATTACCCTGTGCCCGAGCCAGACACCATTGGCCGAGCTCTCGACGGTGAACCTGGCCATCGACGTGCACGAAGACACCGAGATCTATACGCCGCTGACCTCGCGCATCGCTCACCTGGTGGTGATCGATGTGCTCGCGATGGGCGTTGCCATGGCTCGTGGGCCGAGCCTGGTCAACCACCTCAAGAGCGTCAAGCGCAGCCTTCGCAGCCTGCGGCTGTCGCCCAAGTCGGTGAAGGCGCTGGATGACTGA
- a CDS encoding putative bifunctional diguanylate cyclase/phosphodiesterase, with protein sequence MTLNTDLAGPCVEPRVICKQYATEMAVERTRLLYQGSLLPTLFMLVNGLVCAALLWGPSRYFLVSVWLVWLLSLVALRVIQVAAFDSAIPSRQAHPIWLRMFLLGSAMTGLTLAGAGIALVPADSFQQQAWVFGLIGAATLSASVAYAVSLPAFLSFTLPCLLPAIGFLFWGGDEQQRGWGWLGLVVLVSLSVVAWQVNRLMQSGMLRRFQNQALIEHLQQTQIRSAQLNQALAREVEQRRLAEEQLRGAQVSLEARVAQRSLELQVASQALSKSEARLALALKASELGLWDWNLQTDEVHHTQLKELLGLEPEYITAMLSHLTPRLHPQDLPALKRALVEHLKGRSEDYQIEYRIRHGDGHWVWIEDRGRAVERSASGRVLRMVGTRRNISVSKELEQQRQLAATVFEAASEGIVIFDPHYALLAANQAFTRITGFNIEDMLGRNVVDLPCSRDARRHYPVIRQALKLNGTWQGELVEARANGELYPQWLQLSVVRDSRGNVSHIVGFFADLSARRESEERMRYLTHYDELTGLANRSLFRERLQEAQQRVRQGGRRSLALLHIDLDRFKLLNDSLGHDIADQLLQKMARRLINALPEANTIARLSGDEFAVLFDAYGNLSSLARMATRLSAKLRLPQTIEGHELVVSASIGISLLPDNARDISTLVSQANMAMQHAKHLGGNNFQFYTDSLQASTLERLQLENQLRKALEEQQLKVFYQPKLCLASGRLNAAEALVRWDHPAMGRVPPVHFIGLAEETGLIGPIGEFVLRQACWQACEWQRQGLAPIRVSVNLSVHQLRQGKLVSLVRQVLEETGLAPEYLELELTESQLLDSVEHIIATFQQLRDLGVKLAIDDFGTGYSSLSYLKRIPVDYVKIDQAFIRGLEEGGEDAAITRAIIAMAHGLSLKVVAEGVEREGQLEFLKGERCDEVQGYLISRPVEAEGLAALLRANEDGL encoded by the coding sequence ATGACCCTTAATACCGATCTGGCGGGCCCGTGTGTGGAACCGCGGGTCATCTGCAAGCAATACGCCACGGAGATGGCTGTAGAGCGTACACGGCTGCTGTACCAGGGTTCGCTGCTGCCCACGTTGTTCATGCTGGTCAACGGCCTGGTCTGCGCGGCCCTGTTGTGGGGGCCGTCGCGCTATTTCCTGGTCAGTGTATGGCTGGTCTGGTTGTTGTCGCTGGTGGCGCTGCGGGTGATACAGGTCGCTGCCTTCGATTCGGCGATACCCAGCCGCCAGGCGCACCCGATCTGGTTGCGCATGTTCCTGCTCGGCTCGGCGATGACGGGCCTGACGCTGGCCGGTGCCGGCATCGCCCTGGTTCCGGCCGACAGCTTCCAGCAACAGGCCTGGGTGTTCGGCCTGATCGGCGCGGCCACCCTGTCGGCCAGTGTGGCCTATGCCGTGAGCCTTCCGGCATTTCTGTCCTTTACCTTGCCGTGCCTGCTGCCGGCCATCGGCTTCCTCTTCTGGGGCGGTGACGAACAGCAGCGCGGATGGGGCTGGCTCGGCCTGGTAGTGCTGGTTTCCCTGAGCGTGGTGGCCTGGCAGGTCAATCGGTTGATGCAAAGCGGCATGCTGCGACGGTTCCAGAATCAGGCGCTGATCGAGCATCTGCAACAGACGCAAATCCGCAGCGCCCAGCTTAACCAGGCCCTGGCCCGGGAGGTCGAACAACGTCGTCTCGCCGAGGAACAACTGCGTGGGGCCCAGGTGAGTCTCGAAGCGCGGGTCGCACAGCGCAGCCTCGAACTGCAGGTGGCCAGCCAGGCCCTGAGCAAGAGCGAGGCGCGCCTGGCCCTGGCCCTCAAGGCCAGTGAGCTGGGACTGTGGGACTGGAACCTGCAGACCGACGAAGTCCATCACACCCAGCTCAAGGAACTGCTGGGCCTGGAGCCGGAATACATCACGGCGATGCTCAGCCACCTCACGCCACGCTTACACCCCCAAGACCTGCCGGCGCTCAAGCGCGCCCTGGTCGAGCACCTCAAGGGCCGTAGCGAGGATTATCAGATCGAATACCGCATCCGGCATGGCGATGGCCACTGGGTCTGGATCGAAGACCGTGGCCGGGCCGTGGAGCGCAGCGCCAGTGGCCGGGTGCTGCGCATGGTCGGCACCCGAAGAAACATCAGTGTCAGTAAGGAGCTGGAACAGCAACGGCAACTGGCGGCCACGGTGTTCGAGGCCGCCAGCGAAGGCATCGTGATCTTCGACCCCCACTATGCGCTGCTCGCCGCCAACCAGGCGTTCACCCGGATTACCGGCTTCAATATCGAGGACATGTTGGGGCGTAACGTCGTCGACTTGCCGTGCAGCCGCGATGCGCGCCGGCACTATCCGGTTATTCGCCAGGCGCTCAAGCTGAACGGCACCTGGCAGGGTGAACTGGTGGAAGCGCGGGCCAATGGCGAGTTGTATCCGCAGTGGCTGCAATTGAGCGTTGTGCGCGACTCCCGGGGGAACGTCAGTCATATCGTGGGCTTCTTCGCCGATCTATCGGCCAGGCGCGAATCCGAAGAGCGGATGCGCTATCTCACCCATTACGATGAGTTGACCGGACTGGCGAACCGCTCGCTGTTCCGCGAGCGCCTCCAGGAAGCGCAGCAGCGGGTACGGCAGGGCGGGCGCCGCAGCCTGGCCTTGCTGCATATCGACCTGGACCGTTTCAAACTGCTCAACGACAGCCTCGGCCATGACATCGCCGACCAACTGTTGCAGAAGATGGCCCGGCGCCTGATCAATGCGCTGCCCGAGGCCAACACCATCGCCCGGTTGTCCGGGGATGAGTTCGCGGTGCTGTTCGATGCCTATGGCAATCTCTCGAGCCTGGCGCGCATGGCAACCCGCTTGTCCGCCAAGTTGCGGTTGCCACAGACCATCGAAGGTCACGAGCTGGTGGTCAGCGCCTCCATCGGTATCAGTCTGTTGCCCGACAACGCCCGGGATATTTCCACCCTGGTGAGCCAGGCGAACATGGCCATGCAACACGCCAAGCACCTGGGTGGCAACAACTTCCAGTTCTACACCGACAGCCTCCAGGCCAGTACGCTGGAGCGCCTGCAATTGGAGAATCAGTTGCGCAAGGCCCTGGAAGAGCAGCAGTTGAAGGTCTTCTATCAGCCCAAGTTGTGTCTGGCGAGCGGTCGTTTGAACGCTGCTGAAGCGCTGGTGCGCTGGGATCATCCGGCCATGGGTAGGGTGCCTCCGGTGCATTTCATCGGCCTCGCCGAGGAAACCGGGTTGATCGGGCCCATTGGCGAATTCGTACTGCGCCAGGCCTGTTGGCAGGCGTGCGAATGGCAGCGCCAGGGGCTGGCTCCGATCCGGGTGTCGGTGAATCTGTCGGTGCATCAACTGCGCCAGGGCAAGCTCGTCAGCCTCGTGCGCCAGGTGCTGGAGGAAACCGGCCTGGCTCCCGAATACCTGGAGTTGGAATTGACCGAGAGCCAACTGCTCGACAGCGTTGAACACATCATCGCCACCTTCCAACAGTTGCGCGACCTTGGGGTCAAGCTGGCGATCGACGATTTCGGCACCGGCTATTCGTCCCTGAGTTACCTCAAGCGTATCCCGGTGGATTACGTGAAGATCGACCAGGCGTTCATCCGTGGACTGGAGGAGGGTGGCGAGGATGCGGCGATCACCCGGGCGATCATCGCCATGGCCCATGGGCTATCGCTCAAGGTGGTAGCCGAAGGTGTCGAACGGGAGGGGCAACTCGAATTCCTCAAAGGCGAGCGTTGCGATGAAGTCCAGGGCTACCTCATCAGCCGTCCCGTTGAGGCCGAGGGCCTGGCCGCCTTGCTGCGGGCCAACGAAGACGGTTTATAG